The genomic segment GACGGGGCCGACGAGGTCCACAAGCGAACCATCGCGCGTGACGCCTTCGAGGACGTAAATCCCGAAGAAATCGAGGCGGTTCCGCGGTTCGGGGAGTAGGCCGAGGAGTTTTGCACGCGCGTTGCTATCGGTTGGCATGGACGAACACGAGGAGATTCGACTCGCTGCCGACGCCATCCGCGACGCCGACAGCGTGGTGGCGCTGACCGGCGCGGGCGTCAGCACCGCCTCGGGCATCCCCGATTTCCGTGGCGAGGACGGTCTCTGGGAGACCCACGTCCCATCGGATTTCCACATCGCGCGCTTCGAGCGCGCCCCGGGAGAGTTCTGGCGCGACCGTCTCGACCTTCGAGACTGTCTCCACGCGGCGGACCCCGAACCGAACGCCGCCCACGAGGCGCTCGCAACCCTCGAATCGATGGGTAAACTCGACGCGCTCGTCACCCAGAACATCGACGGGTTGCATCACGCCGCCGGCTCCGAGGATATCGTCGAGATTCACGGCTCGGGCGAGCGCGTCGTCTGTCGCGACTGCGGGCGGCGCATTTCGGCAGAGCCGGTCCGTGAGCGTGTCCGGAACGGCGACTGCCCGCCGCGCTGTGAGTGCAATGGGCTTCTCAAACCCGACGTCGTCCTCTTCGGCGAGCAACTCCCCGACCACGCGCTGCTGCGCTCGCACGCGCTCGCCGAGAAGAGTGATGTGTTTCTCGTCGCTGGCTCCTCGCTCGCCGTCGAACCGGTCGCCTCGCTGCCCCACACCGCCGCCGACACCGGTGCGACGACCATCATCGTGAATCTGGAGCACACGCCGCTTTCCGAGCGCGCCGCCTACGACTTCCGGATGGACGTGACCGACGCGCTCCCGCGACTGGTGCGGGCGGTCGAGTCGACCTCTTCGCCCGCGTCGAACCGGGCATAGACTTTTG from the Halococcus sediminicola genome contains:
- a CDS encoding SIR2 family NAD-dependent protein deacylase — translated: MDEHEEIRLAADAIRDADSVVALTGAGVSTASGIPDFRGEDGLWETHVPSDFHIARFERAPGEFWRDRLDLRDCLHAADPEPNAAHEALATLESMGKLDALVTQNIDGLHHAAGSEDIVEIHGSGERVVCRDCGRRISAEPVRERVRNGDCPPRCECNGLLKPDVVLFGEQLPDHALLRSHALAEKSDVFLVAGSSLAVEPVASLPHTAADTGATTIIVNLEHTPLSERAAYDFRMDVTDALPRLVRAVESTSSPASNRA